The genomic window ATAATTTTATGAGAACATCATAACTAACGATATTTCGATTGTTTTGAATAGCCTTTAATGCATATTTCTCCGCTACTTCATAGCGGGAAAACCGGCAATGATAACGAGCAAGCAGCGAATCATCCCATGTTAGATATGAATACTTATCCAAAAACTCTGCACATCGAACATCATCATCCAGCGCTAAAAGTAGGCAAAAAATATTGGAAAGAAGTGCGCGACCCAAACCTTTCTCGCAAAATTCAAAATACCTCTCCGCTGACTTTACGAATGACTCAATTTCATCTACAGATCGAAACAAGCTAAGCTTACTCACTAAGAACTGACAATATAAAATATAAGCGCAACCCGCGTCATCACCTTTTGTCTTCTCTTTTAGCCACTCTTCATATTGGTCGGCGCAATAAAATGCCATCTGCTCGTCATGAAATGACATTGCGCCTGCATCACCTAAAATGGCTGTGCAGTACAGAGCCATTGATCTTAATGAAAAATCAGCGGGGGCTTTTTTTAGAAAATTTTCCGCACATTCCAATGCTTTTTCATGTCTTGACATTTCAATCAATACTGCAGTCAATGCAATCCCAAGCAATCGATCTGATGGATAGATAGCAAGCCCCTCCATCAATAGATTGTATGCATCAGAAAAATTACCCCTCGCTGAAGCTAATATTGCCCGGTAATAAATAGAGAATATTCCTTTTCCGCTAGCCAATATTCCGACGTTTTCTATTGATGCTAAAAACTCTTTTCTCTCCATCGCCAGTAAAAGCCGCGCGGCTGAGGACTCCTCATTTTGTCCAAAGAAATTTTCAATTATACCAATCAATCTAGTGCATTCATCAATATCTCCCTTTCCATAACTAATCCATGCCATATCCATCAGGTCCTCGCCAGAAGCCGCATTAACTGCGGCAATCTTCATGTAGGCAACATAAGCCTGATCATAATTATGTATTTTACGTAATAGCAAATCAGCAAATAATCGGCTCTCCAAATAAAGTCCTTCATTACCGTTTAATAGTCTCGCTAGCTCAACAGCTGCGGCATTCCACCTTGAATGCAATAAATAATAGCTACTTAAAAAAATCAACCAATATGGATTGCCATTATCCAGATGGCCATCTTTTTCAAGAATCATAGATATCAATTGTTCGGACTTTAAAATATCACCTTTTAATGCGTGACACCATCCTCTTAAAAAGAGGAAATCTCCATTAAAACTTTTTTCACCTAGCGAATCCAGTACCTCTACTGCTTTATCGACTCGCCCGAGTCTAATGCATGCATATGCAAGTGCAAATCCAACTTGGGGGTGCAGCGTATCTTGCCATGACTTCATTAGAACATCAAAGGCATTCTTGCTATCAATATAAGGACTGTCAATCTGCATCATTAATGCTTCGCAATTTAATTCAATGCTTTCCACGCCTGAACTTATGGCGCCATCAACAAGTGCAACCCCCTTTAACCAATTACCTTTAAATCGATGCGATCGAACTGCGTGGGCTATCAAACGAATATCTTGCGTCTTCTCATACCATTGGGGGGCGTGTAGATGGAAATAATTCATTCGTCCGGAATGATAAGCTACCTCAAGGGCAAGCTCATACACACATGGCTCTGAAACAACATCTGCCAAACTACAGACCACTTGAAACGCATCTGCATATTTTCCAAGTTGGTAGTACGACATTCCCAATCCAAACTGAGCCTCAAATTTTTCAACATCTTTGGTGGAGTTAATTAGCTGTAGGTAAAGCTTGGCGGCATCATCAAAGCGGCCAGCATTAAATATTAACCTTGCCTCTTCAAGTGACATCTCTATTGATACAGCATGCTCGGTCATACCATCTCCTAAATTTGAGGGTTCGTTAATTATGAAATCAATTTCTGGTGATCCTGTTTTCAATATATTGTTTCCAATAGCTATCATGGATATAGATCACCAAGTAGGCTTCTGTTAATTTTACATCGACAAGCAAATCAAAATATTGAGTAACAAAAATCCACCACCGAATAAGGTGGCTTCCCCTTGTCACAACAAACAGGTATCAACAATACTCGCTCATCGATGGGGGGGCTGTATAGCCGCTAGCCGGCGCTGGGCAATGGCCATGCGCAGGGCTGCGCATACCAGT from Laribacter hongkongensis DSM 14985 includes these protein-coding regions:
- a CDS encoding tetratricopeptide repeat protein: MIAIGNNILKTGSPEIDFIINEPSNLGDGMTEHAVSIEMSLEEARLIFNAGRFDDAAKLYLQLINSTKDVEKFEAQFGLGMSYYQLGKYADAFQVVCSLADVVSEPCVYELALEVAYHSGRMNYFHLHAPQWYEKTQDIRLIAHAVRSHRFKGNWLKGVALVDGAISSGVESIELNCEALMMQIDSPYIDSKNAFDVLMKSWQDTLHPQVGFALAYACIRLGRVDKAVEVLDSLGEKSFNGDFLFLRGWCHALKGDILKSEQLISMILEKDGHLDNGNPYWLIFLSSYYLLHSRWNAAAVELARLLNGNEGLYLESRLFADLLLRKIHNYDQAYVAYMKIAAVNAASGEDLMDMAWISYGKGDIDECTRLIGIIENFFGQNEESSAARLLLAMERKEFLASIENVGILASGKGIFSIYYRAILASARGNFSDAYNLLMEGLAIYPSDRLLGIALTAVLIEMSRHEKALECAENFLKKAPADFSLRSMALYCTAILGDAGAMSFHDEQMAFYCADQYEEWLKEKTKGDDAGCAYILYCQFLVSKLSLFRSVDEIESFVKSAERYFEFCEKGLGRALLSNIFCLLLALDDDVRCAEFLDKYSYLTWDDSLLARYHCRFSRYEVAEKYALKAIQNNRNIVSYDVLIKLYMHMGCKFDVVDELLREALSLYPENKRIQWNAALVYQSMGYVIEADRYYGVGLDLGVRSPRKFIAPLWNGESLFGKKLLLWREQGVGDEIYAIQWYADIINLAKQQGGKIKIECDKRLERVLKRNFPRVEIEAANLADDLSRSDFDFHLPVFDLRKHFFKSYPSEVFRKRHIKADIEHSRTWKDRVSNLPGRLKVGICWKSGLHNADRDKYYASIEDLAPLFEIPNISWVMLNYSEYQEDAAYLFERFGVTVHMWDDLDLKNDFEGCAALIENLDLVISAGSTPGMFANILGVPVWFFAYGAPCVASEPTYYRYDNYPALTWLRHYSESYRELFVRMAQALREKGVIAAPLHDEKLKFVDV